Part of the Sulfobacillus acidophilus DSM 10332 genome, CGGCAAGCGTTCGAGGATCGTGGGATTCCCGTCGATGAAGCCGAGTTGGTGCGGCTACCCAAAACCACGGTGGCGGTAGAGGGTCGGGAGGCGGAGCAGCTCATGGAACTGTTGGAATTACTGGAAGACCATGATGATGTGCAACGCGTCTACTCCAATGCCGACTTTCCCGATGACTGGGCGGAAGGGGCCTAGAGGTCCCTTCGGCGACGCGGCCTTTTGCCCAAGCGGCAAAAGGTCTTTTCTTTCGCCTGGGTAGGAAAATGCCGGATCGGTGTCGTATACCTACCCAATGAACGAGAGATGTGACCAATTGGCGGAATAAGGGATGACAGCAGGTGCGCGTATTAGGGATTGACCCGGGCACAGCCATTTTAGGCTGGGGGGTTGTCGAAATTCAGGGGGTTCAAGCCACCGCCCTTGATTATGGTGCGGTTCAAACCGCCAAGAGTCTGGCCGCCGCCGATCGTTTGGCGGTGATTTACTCCGCATTGCAAGAGATTGTCGCCCGCTGGCAGCCGGAGGCCGCCGCCGTGGAAAAACTCTACTTTGGCCAAAATACCCGCACCGCTTTGGACGTTGGCCAGGCGCGTGGGGTGGCGCTCTTGGTGCTGGCCCAAAATCACTTGCCGATGGTCGAACTGACGCCCGCCGAAGTCAAGCAGGCCATTACCGGTTACGGCCGGGCCGACAAGTCCCAAATGCAACGGATGGTCCAGCGTCTTTTGGGATTAGAGGCGATTCCGAAGCCCGACGATGCGGCCGATGCCTTGGCGATTGCGTTATCCGGCCACGATCGGCATCGGATGAGGGATCGGTGGGCGCCATGATTGTTCAGGTCGCGGGTACGTTAACGGCGGCTCAACCCGGCTATGTTATCGTCATGGCCCACGGGCTCGGTCTCGGGCTGGATATTCCGCGGGAGACGTATGAACGGCTCCCGGGGGTGGGGTCACCCGTCCAGTTGTTTACGCATTTAATTGTCCGCGAGGATCAATGGCGGTTGATTGGGTTTGCGACGGAGCGGGAACGGGCGGTGTTCCTAGACCTGATTGACATTAGCGGAGTCGGCGTCAAGGCGGCCTTAAGCGTCATGAGTCAATTAGGGATCCAAGGATTGGCGGAAGCCGTGCGGCAAGGTCAATGGAAGCTGATTCAAAAGGCTCCCGGGATAGGGGCAAAGATGGCGCAAAGGATTCAGCTGGAACTGGGCACGAAATGGGGCGGGACGACCGAGGTTCTGGCCGAACCGGCGCTACCGCCGGACGCCGGCCCGGTGGACGATGAGGTGCTGGAAGCGTTACGCCTGTTGGGTTACCAAGACGGCGAGGCCCGTCGGGCCTTAGGTCAGGTAACCGCCGAGGAGGCGACGGAACGGCTTCGGCAGGCGCTGAGGTGGCTCGGGGGCGGACCACAAAGCCCCCCGAGGTCGTGAGGAGGCATGACATTGATGTCGACCCGGATAATTAGTCAGGAGTCGCAAGACGGGGATAATGATCTTCGGTTGCGTCCGGCGCGTCTCAGCGATTATATTGGACAATCGGCTGTCAAAGAACGACTCGCGATTTTTATCGAAGCATCCAACCAACGGCGGGACGCGCTTGATCATGTCCTTTTATACGGGCCGCCGGGACTAGGGAAGACGACCTTGGCACATATTATCGCCAATGAACTCGGGGTGCATATTCGGTTCACGTCCGGCCCGGCGATTGAGCGGGCCGGGGACTTGGCCGCCATATTAACCAATCTGGAACCGGGTGATGTGCTCTTTATTGACGAAATCCACCGGTTGGCGCGGTCGGTGGAAGAGGTTTTAT contains:
- a CDS encoding Holliday junction DNA helicase subunit RuvA (PFAM: RuvA, C-terminal domain; RuvA N terminal domain~TIGRFAM: Holliday junction DNA helicase, RuvA subunit~COGs: COG0632 Holliday junction resolvasome DNA-binding subunit~HAMAP: Holliday junction ATP-dependent DNA helicase ruvA~InterPro IPR013849:IPR011114:IPR000085~KEGG: tmz:Tmz1t_3831 Holliday junction DNA helicase RuvA~PFAM: DNA helicase, Holliday junction RuvA type, domain I, bacterial; DNA helicase, Holliday junction RuvA type, domain III, C-terminal~SPTR: Holliday junction ATP-dependent DNA helicase ruvA;~TIGRFAM: Bacterial DNA recombination protein RuvA); translated protein: MIVQVAGTLTAAQPGYVIVMAHGLGLGLDIPRETYERLPGVGSPVQLFTHLIVREDQWRLIGFATERERAVFLDLIDISGVGVKAALSVMSQLGIQGLAEAVRQGQWKLIQKAPGIGAKMAQRIQLELGTKWGGTTEVLAEPALPPDAGPVDDEVLEALRLLGYQDGEARRALGQVTAEEATERLRQALRWLGGGPQSPPRS
- a CDS encoding Holliday junction endonuclease RuvC (PFAM: Crossover junction endodeoxyribonuclease RuvC~TIGRFAM: crossover junction endodeoxyribonuclease RuvC~COGs: COG0817 Holliday junction resolvasome endonuclease subunit~HAMAP: Crossover junction endodeoxyribonuclease RuvC~InterPro IPR002176~KEGG: sth:STH1159 Holliday junction endodeoxyribonuclease RuvC~PFAM: Crossover junction endodeoxyribonuclease RuvC~PRIAM: Crossover junction endodeoxyribonuclease~SPTR: Crossover junction endodeoxyribonuclease ruvC;~TIGRFAM: Crossover junction endodeoxyribonuclease RuvC) translates to MRVLGIDPGTAILGWGVVEIQGVQATALDYGAVQTAKSLAAADRLAVIYSALQEIVARWQPEAAAVEKLYFGQNTRTALDVGQARGVALLVLAQNHLPMVELTPAEVKQAITGYGRADKSQMQRMVQRLLGLEAIPKPDDAADALAIALSGHDRHRMRDRWAP